A genomic window from Klebsiella quasipneumoniae subsp. quasipneumoniae includes:
- a CDS encoding PTS cellobiose transporter subunit IIC gives MSANHAAFNLIFRFVENYISPIAGRISSQRHVMAIRDGFISAMPFMIVGSFLLVFAYPPFSPDTTWGFARAWLDLAKEFEGRILTPFDMTMGIMSIYICAAISYNLGKHYEKSNQLDPFMCAMLSIMAFLLIAAPKTNGTLPVDSLGGTGIFTAILVAIYCVEMMRFLKAHNIGIRLPDQVPPMIKNSFDLLIPVLVVVLTLYPLSLFIQHHFDMLIPQAIMAIFKPLVSAADSLPAILLAVLIGHLLWFAGIHGAAIVSGMLQMFWLTNLGMNQQALAQGAPLPHIFMEAFWTFFIVVGGSGATMGLVFCYLRSRSAHLRSIGRLSVVPSLFNINEPVIFGTPIVMNPVFFIPFLLAPMVNAVLAWAAMKLDLIGRVISVVPWTAPAPIGGAWALGWDFRAAILVIVLACVSAIIYFPFFKVYEKQLLAQEAEEAERAEQESQQTA, from the coding sequence ATGTCTGCTAACCATGCTGCGTTTAATTTGATATTTCGCTTTGTAGAAAATTACATAAGCCCCATAGCAGGGCGGATCTCATCGCAGCGTCACGTCATGGCTATCCGTGACGGTTTTATCTCCGCGATGCCGTTTATGATCGTCGGATCGTTCCTGCTGGTGTTTGCTTATCCTCCTTTCTCCCCGGACACCACCTGGGGTTTTGCCCGCGCCTGGCTGGATCTGGCAAAAGAGTTTGAGGGGCGCATTCTGACCCCCTTTGATATGACGATGGGGATCATGTCGATCTACATCTGCGCGGCAATCTCTTACAACCTCGGTAAGCACTACGAGAAATCCAATCAGCTCGATCCCTTTATGTGCGCGATGCTGTCGATCATGGCCTTTTTACTGATTGCCGCGCCGAAGACGAATGGCACGCTGCCGGTGGACAGCCTTGGCGGAACAGGGATCTTTACCGCCATTCTGGTGGCGATCTACTGTGTGGAGATGATGCGTTTTCTCAAGGCGCATAATATCGGTATCCGTCTACCGGATCAGGTCCCACCGATGATCAAAAATTCCTTTGATCTGTTGATCCCGGTGCTGGTGGTTGTGCTGACGCTCTATCCGCTGAGCCTGTTTATTCAGCACCATTTTGACATGCTGATCCCGCAGGCCATTATGGCAATTTTCAAACCGCTGGTTTCGGCAGCCGATTCCCTGCCGGCGATCCTGCTGGCGGTCCTCATCGGCCACCTGCTGTGGTTTGCCGGGATCCACGGTGCGGCGATTGTTTCCGGGATGCTGCAGATGTTCTGGCTGACCAACCTCGGTATGAACCAGCAGGCGCTGGCCCAGGGCGCGCCTCTGCCGCATATTTTTATGGAGGCGTTCTGGACCTTTTTTATCGTGGTCGGAGGTTCCGGTGCCACCATGGGGCTGGTGTTCTGCTATCTGCGCAGCCGCTCAGCGCATTTGCGCTCCATTGGGCGTTTAAGCGTGGTGCCAAGCCTGTTTAACATTAACGAGCCGGTCATCTTTGGGACGCCTATCGTCATGAACCCGGTGTTCTTTATTCCGTTCCTGCTGGCGCCGATGGTGAATGCGGTGTTGGCCTGGGCGGCAATGAAGCTGGATCTGATTGGCCGCGTCATCTCCGTGGTACCGTGGACGGCGCCGGCGCCGATTGGCGGTGCCTGGGCGCTGGGCTGGGATTTCCGGGCGGCGATTCTGGTCATCGTTCTGGCCTGCGTGTCGGCGATTATCTACTTCCCGTTCTTTAAGGTGTATGAGAAGCAGCTGCTTGCTCAGGAAGCGGAAGAGGCTGAACGGGCGGAGCAGGAGAGTCAGCAGACCGCATAA
- a CDS encoding YbaK/EbsC family protein, producing MSLQSVRQFFAEHAPDIEIIELNQSTATVALAAAAHNVEPGQIAKTLSLKIKDKIVLIVARGDARLDNKKLKETFGAKARMLSSDEVVTWTGHPVGGVCPFGLENPLAVFCDVSLRHYQEVLPAAGAIHSAVRIEPERMAQLTDATWVDVCI from the coding sequence ATGAGTCTGCAGTCTGTACGGCAGTTTTTTGCCGAACACGCCCCCGATATCGAAATTATTGAGTTAAACCAGAGTACCGCCACTGTGGCGCTTGCCGCTGCCGCGCACAACGTTGAGCCGGGACAAATAGCCAAAACGCTGTCGCTCAAGATCAAAGATAAGATTGTACTGATCGTCGCCAGGGGCGATGCGCGGCTGGATAATAAAAAGCTGAAAGAGACCTTTGGCGCAAAAGCGCGTATGTTGAGCAGCGACGAGGTGGTAACCTGGACCGGCCATCCGGTTGGCGGCGTGTGCCCGTTTGGTCTGGAAAATCCGCTGGCCGTCTTCTGTGACGTCTCGCTCAGGCACTATCAGGAAGTGCTACCCGCAGCGGGAGCTATTCACAGCGCCGTTCGCATTGAACCAGAACGAATGGCGCAGCTCACCGATGCAACATGGGTAGACGTATGCATATAG
- the bglJ gene encoding DNA-binding transcriptional activator BglJ has product MEKNSTTRHVAIVEKCVMTEMAWRYTFSREESSQYRIHFFKNINSLRAVETSFPWSAIIFSLSGSRSSRAESLLFLHEMARIRPEVQTIILANNESEMRLIGHLMPACLQGILNKSAPRRGLQEHLLQLLDNHSLAGKEHFCGREACNDPLSPTEHAILRYMSWGYSLAEIAVQLNRNIKTIRAHKFNAMTKLGVRSDIGLLNAADILLHLPISGPTSAVKQVA; this is encoded by the coding sequence ATGGAAAAAAATAGCACAACCCGTCATGTCGCCATCGTAGAAAAATGTGTGATGACGGAAATGGCCTGGCGCTATACCTTTAGCCGTGAAGAGAGCAGCCAATACCGCATTCATTTTTTTAAAAATATCAATTCGCTCAGGGCGGTGGAAACGTCGTTCCCATGGTCAGCAATCATCTTTTCACTTTCGGGGAGTCGTTCGTCCAGAGCCGAGAGCCTGCTTTTTCTTCACGAAATGGCGAGGATCCGACCGGAAGTACAAACGATTATTCTGGCTAATAATGAAAGCGAAATGCGTCTGATCGGCCATTTAATGCCGGCCTGCCTGCAGGGTATATTAAATAAATCCGCGCCGCGACGCGGATTGCAGGAGCATTTGTTACAGCTGCTGGATAATCATTCCCTCGCCGGCAAAGAGCACTTTTGCGGCAGAGAGGCATGCAACGATCCGCTAAGCCCGACGGAGCACGCCATTCTTCGGTATATGTCGTGGGGATATTCGCTTGCGGAAATTGCGGTGCAGCTGAACCGGAACATTAAAACCATCCGCGCGCATAAATTCAACGCCATGACCAAGCTCGGGGTTCGCTCTGACATTGGTTTATTAAACGCGGCGGATATTTTGCTGCATTTACCGATAAGCGGCCCGACCAGCGCCGTTAAACAGGTGGCATAA
- a CDS encoding helix-turn-helix transcriptional regulator, protein MLPGQGKFGVVISKIPVMQSGLKVIFNENLPDYELSFCRTHDELTLLQLRRAVLVVADISGEIAQPRAVCERYYSLMTQYRDIHWVFMVSDSLYPLAVELLIRPESSLISENEPVDRLIEVICAGSRAAEQISRTLFTGDVDSDFASYHSAAMLTLSERKVLRLLAKGWGINQIAALLKKSNKTISAQKNSAMRRLSLRSNAEMYAWINSAQGMQELNINSAYGEQMEWKKIAQPVMSPS, encoded by the coding sequence ATGTTACCAGGACAAGGTAAGTTTGGCGTCGTTATTAGTAAAATCCCCGTCATGCAGTCAGGGTTAAAGGTGATCTTCAATGAGAACCTCCCGGATTACGAACTCAGTTTTTGTCGCACTCATGATGAGCTCACCCTTTTACAACTGCGGCGAGCGGTGCTGGTCGTTGCGGATATCTCCGGCGAGATTGCGCAGCCCCGGGCCGTCTGCGAGCGTTATTACTCCCTCATGACCCAGTATCGAGATATTCACTGGGTTTTTATGGTCAGCGACAGCCTCTATCCATTAGCCGTTGAGCTTTTAATTCGTCCCGAAAGCTCGCTGATCTCCGAGAACGAGCCGGTTGACCGGCTGATTGAGGTGATTTGCGCCGGTAGCCGTGCGGCTGAGCAGATTAGCCGTACGTTGTTTACTGGGGATGTGGACAGCGATTTCGCTAGCTACCACTCAGCGGCGATGCTGACCCTGTCAGAGCGGAAAGTTCTGCGCCTTCTGGCGAAGGGATGGGGAATTAACCAGATCGCCGCGCTGTTGAAAAAGAGTAATAAGACGATTAGCGCGCAGAAAAATAGCGCAATGCGTCGTTTATCGCTACGCAGCAACGCTGAAATGTATGCCTGGATCAACAGTGCGCAGGGAATGCAAGAGCTGAATATCAATTCAGCTTACGGGGAACAAATGGAATGGAAAAAAATAGCACAACCCGTCATGTCGCCATCGTAG
- a CDS encoding helix-turn-helix domain-containing protein has protein sequence MPPVQTVPVFKLYGEERGWPTPDLLHCESILQRSSLYQWHIRVHQHAEMVQLLYLHKGRAEIEIEGTTSVMTESCIQVVPALCIHGFHFSPGTHGFVLSLALPLLSRFENQFGRPLDVLSVAQCLPVGRSRGRMHTLFSALREEYCADHDAREMMLYSLLGTLLAWLNRQCRPAPPAEDKAERKRSMMRHFSRLIESHYRQHLPLAEYAKLIGLSVTHLNYLCREFYGCSALGVLHQRLMLEARRNLQYTRMTITQLSDYLGFSDAAYFSRFFRRYSGMSPKAFRETIKENAS, from the coding sequence ATGCCGCCCGTCCAAACTGTTCCGGTATTTAAGCTGTATGGCGAGGAGCGCGGCTGGCCGACGCCGGATCTGCTGCACTGCGAGTCGATTTTGCAGCGCAGCAGCCTGTATCAGTGGCATATTCGCGTCCACCAGCACGCCGAAATGGTCCAGCTCCTCTATTTGCATAAAGGTCGGGCGGAGATCGAAATTGAAGGCACCACCTCGGTGATGACGGAGTCCTGCATCCAGGTGGTGCCCGCCCTCTGCATTCATGGCTTTCATTTCTCACCCGGAACGCACGGATTTGTGCTCTCCCTGGCGCTACCGCTGCTGAGCCGCTTTGAAAATCAGTTCGGCCGACCGCTGGATGTGCTTAGCGTTGCGCAGTGTCTGCCGGTGGGGCGTTCCCGGGGGCGTATGCATACGCTGTTTTCAGCGCTTCGCGAGGAGTACTGTGCCGATCATGATGCCCGGGAAATGATGCTTTATTCGCTGCTGGGGACGCTGCTGGCCTGGTTGAACCGGCAGTGCCGCCCCGCACCGCCCGCGGAAGATAAAGCGGAGCGAAAGCGCAGTATGATGCGTCATTTTTCCCGGCTTATTGAGAGCCACTACCGACAGCACCTCCCGCTGGCGGAGTATGCGAAGTTGATTGGGCTGTCGGTCACGCATTTAAACTATTTATGTCGCGAGTTCTATGGCTGTAGCGCCCTTGGGGTATTGCATCAGCGACTGATGCTTGAGGCGCGGCGTAATCTGCAATACACCCGCATGACGATAACGCAACTCTCTGATTATTTGGGATTTAGCGACGCCGCCTATTTTTCTCGCTTTTTCCGCCGCTATAGCGGTATGTCGCCTAAAGCATTTAGAGAAACAATTAAAGAGAATGCTTCATAA
- the pobA gene encoding 4-hydroxybenzoate 3-monooxygenase — MKTQVAIIGAGPSGLLLGQLLHNAGIHTVILERQTPQYVLGRIRAGILESGTVDLLREAGVAQRMDVEGLVHHGVEFLFDGQRVPVSLSELTDGKSVMVYGQTEVTRDLMAARAASDAPIVYGVSEVTIHDAKSDRPTITYLSEGEFCRLECDFIAGCDGFHGVSRQSIPADILKTYESVWPFGWLGLLADTPPVNPELIYAHHQRGFVLCSQRSLTRSRYYLQVPLSDKVEDWSDERFWQELKCRLPEDLSSKLVTGHSLEKSIAPLRSFVVEPMQYGRLFLVGDAAHIVPPTGAKGLNLAASDVNYLWRILREYYHHGRSDLLATYSRLALDRVWKGERFSWFMTRLLHDFPQQSEFDAKMQAADRRYYLGSRAGLTTIAENYVGLPMERVV; from the coding sequence ATGAAAACACAGGTCGCGATTATTGGCGCTGGCCCTTCCGGGCTGCTGCTGGGGCAGCTACTGCACAACGCCGGGATCCACACGGTCATTCTTGAGCGTCAAACGCCGCAGTATGTGCTGGGGCGCATCCGTGCGGGAATTCTGGAAAGCGGTACCGTCGATCTGCTCCGTGAAGCGGGCGTGGCGCAGCGGATGGATGTCGAAGGCCTGGTGCATCATGGGGTGGAGTTTCTCTTTGACGGCCAGCGGGTGCCCGTCTCACTGAGCGAGCTGACCGACGGCAAGAGCGTGATGGTTTACGGCCAGACTGAAGTGACCCGCGATCTGATGGCTGCCCGGGCCGCCAGCGACGCGCCGATCGTGTACGGCGTCAGCGAAGTGACTATCCATGACGCAAAAAGTGACCGGCCGACGATCACCTATCTTAGCGAAGGTGAATTCTGCCGCCTGGAGTGTGACTTTATCGCCGGTTGCGACGGGTTCCATGGCGTGTCGCGGCAAAGTATTCCCGCTGACATCCTCAAGACTTACGAGAGCGTCTGGCCGTTCGGCTGGTTAGGCCTGCTGGCGGATACGCCGCCGGTCAATCCGGAGCTGATCTATGCGCATCATCAGCGGGGATTTGTTTTATGTAGTCAGCGCTCACTTACTCGCAGCCGCTACTATCTGCAGGTTCCGCTGAGCGATAAGGTGGAGGACTGGTCGGACGAACGCTTCTGGCAGGAGTTGAAATGCCGATTGCCGGAGGATCTGTCATCAAAGTTAGTGACTGGTCACTCACTTGAGAAAAGCATCGCTCCCTTGCGCAGCTTCGTCGTGGAGCCAATGCAATATGGGCGATTGTTCCTGGTGGGGGATGCCGCGCATATCGTACCGCCGACCGGCGCTAAAGGGTTGAACCTGGCGGCATCGGACGTGAACTATCTGTGGCGGATCCTGCGTGAATACTACCATCACGGCCGGAGCGATCTGCTGGCGACCTATTCGCGACTGGCGCTGGATCGGGTCTGGAAAGGGGAACGCTTTAGCTGGTTCATGACCCGCCTGCTGCACGATTTTCCGCAGCAGAGCGAGTTCGACGCCAAAATGCAGGCGGCCGATCGCCGCTACTATCTGGGCTCGCGCGCCGGGCTGACCACTATCGCGGAAAACTACGTGGGCCTGCCCATGGAGCGTGTCGTCTGA
- a CDS encoding threonine/serine exporter ThrE family protein, producing the protein MQVDRAQQRAITRLCIQCGLFLLQHGAESALVEELSTRLGLALGMDSVESAISSNAIVLTTIKDGECLTSTRKNVDRGINMHVVTEVQHIVILAEHKLLDYRDVEKRFAQIRPLRYPRWLLVIMVGLSCACFCKLNNGGWDGALVSFCASTVAMYIRQVLTHRSMHPQINFCITAFVATTISGLLLRLPTFASTPTIAMAASVLLLVPGFPLINAVADMFKGHINTGLARWAIASLLTLATCIGVVMAMTVWGLRGWA; encoded by the coding sequence ATGCAGGTTGATCGGGCACAGCAGCGGGCAATCACACGATTATGCATCCAGTGTGGTCTTTTTTTGTTACAGCACGGCGCCGAAAGCGCGCTGGTGGAAGAGCTTTCAACCCGTCTCGGGCTGGCGCTGGGGATGGACAGCGTCGAAAGCGCCATCTCCTCCAACGCTATCGTCCTGACCACCATTAAGGATGGCGAATGTCTTACCTCAACGCGTAAGAATGTCGACCGCGGCATTAATATGCATGTGGTGACGGAAGTGCAGCATATCGTGATCCTCGCCGAGCATAAGCTGCTGGACTATCGCGACGTCGAGAAGCGCTTCGCGCAGATTAGGCCCCTGCGCTATCCCCGCTGGTTGCTGGTGATCATGGTGGGCCTCTCCTGCGCTTGTTTCTGTAAACTGAATAACGGCGGCTGGGATGGAGCGCTGGTCAGCTTCTGCGCCAGCACGGTGGCCATGTACATTCGCCAGGTGCTGACCCACCGTTCTATGCATCCGCAGATCAACTTCTGCATCACCGCCTTTGTGGCCACCACGATCTCCGGGCTGCTGCTGCGCCTCCCGACCTTTGCCAGCACCCCGACCATTGCCATGGCCGCCAGCGTCCTGCTGCTGGTCCCGGGCTTTCCGCTGATCAATGCCGTCGCCGATATGTTTAAAGGGCATATAAATACTGGCCTCGCCCGCTGGGCGATCGCCAGCCTGTTAACCCTTGCCACCTGCATTGGCGTAGTGATGGCAATGACCGTATGGGGGCTGCGGGGATGGGCATAA
- a CDS encoding threonine/serine exporter, with amino-acid sequence MGIISFIFALAEDMLLAAIPAVGFAMVFNVPQRALRWCALLGAIGHGSRMVMMSAGFNIEWATFLAALLVGCIGIQWSRWYLAHPKIFTVAAVIPMFPGISAYTAMISAVKISHFGYSEEMMILLLSNFLKASSIVGALSIGLSIPGLWLYRKRPRV; translated from the coding sequence ATGGGCATAATTTCGTTTATTTTCGCGCTGGCGGAAGACATGCTGCTGGCGGCGATCCCTGCCGTCGGGTTTGCGATGGTCTTTAATGTCCCGCAGCGCGCCCTGCGCTGGTGCGCGCTGCTGGGAGCCATCGGCCATGGTTCGCGCATGGTCATGATGAGCGCTGGTTTTAACATTGAATGGGCCACATTTCTCGCCGCCCTGCTGGTGGGCTGCATCGGCATCCAGTGGTCGCGCTGGTATCTGGCGCATCCGAAGATTTTTACCGTCGCCGCCGTGATCCCGATGTTTCCCGGTATTTCCGCTTACACCGCGATGATCTCCGCGGTAAAAATCAGCCATTTTGGCTATTCTGAAGAGATGATGATTTTGCTGCTGAGCAATTTTTTAAAGGCCTCTTCGATCGTGGGCGCCCTCTCCATTGGCCTGTCGATACCCGGTCTGTGGCTGTATCGTAAGCGCCCTCGCGTCTAA
- the dnaT gene encoding primosomal protein DnaT, translating to MSSRILTSHFSGLEEFLQQHAALLAKSTDGTVAVFANNAPAFYALTPARLAQLLELEARLARPGSDIALDPQFFDEPAAAPVAVPMGKFAMYAAWQPDADFQRLAALWGIALSQPVTPEELAAFVAYWQAEGKVFHHVQWQQKLARSVQISRASNGGQPKRDVNSVSEPDSHIPRGFRG from the coding sequence ATGTCTTCGCGAATTTTAACCTCCCATTTTAGCGGCCTGGAAGAGTTCCTCCAGCAGCACGCGGCGCTGCTGGCGAAATCGACTGACGGCACCGTCGCCGTTTTTGCCAACAACGCCCCGGCGTTCTATGCGCTGACCCCAGCCCGGCTGGCGCAGCTGCTGGAGCTGGAAGCCAGGCTGGCGCGCCCCGGCAGCGACATCGCGCTTGACCCGCAGTTTTTCGACGAGCCCGCCGCGGCGCCGGTTGCGGTGCCGATGGGCAAATTTGCCATGTATGCGGCCTGGCAGCCGGACGCAGACTTTCAGCGTCTGGCCGCGCTGTGGGGCATCGCGCTGAGCCAGCCGGTCACCCCGGAAGAGCTGGCCGCTTTCGTCGCTTACTGGCAGGCGGAAGGTAAAGTGTTTCACCACGTGCAGTGGCAGCAGAAACTGGCTCGCAGCGTGCAAATCAGCCGCGCCAGCAACGGCGGGCAGCCGAAGCGCGATGTGAACAGCGTTAGCGAACCCGACAGTCATATTCCGCGAGGTTTCCGAGGATGA
- the dnaC gene encoding DNA replication protein DnaC: MKNVGDLMKRLQKMMPAHIEPAFKTGEELLAWQKEQGKLRSEALERENRAMKMQRTFNRSGIRPLHQNCSFDNYRVECEGQMNALARARQYVEEFDGNIASFIFSGKPGTGKNHLAAAICNELLLRGKSVLIITVADIMSAMKDTFGNRETSEEQLLSDLSKVDLLVIDEIGMQTESRYEKVIINQIVDRRSSSKRPTGMLTNSNMEEMNKLLGERVMDRMRLGNSLWVIFNWESYRHRVTGKEY; encoded by the coding sequence ATGAAAAACGTTGGCGATCTGATGAAGCGCCTGCAGAAAATGATGCCGGCTCATATCGAACCGGCGTTTAAAACCGGCGAAGAGCTGCTGGCCTGGCAAAAAGAGCAAGGCAAGCTGCGTTCCGAAGCGCTGGAGCGGGAGAACCGCGCGATGAAAATGCAGCGCACCTTTAACCGCTCGGGGATCCGCCCCCTTCATCAGAACTGCTCCTTTGATAACTATCGCGTCGAGTGCGAGGGGCAGATGAACGCCCTCGCCCGCGCGCGTCAGTACGTGGAGGAGTTCGATGGCAATATCGCCAGCTTTATCTTCTCCGGCAAACCGGGCACCGGCAAAAACCACCTCGCGGCGGCTATCTGCAACGAACTGCTGCTGCGCGGGAAGTCGGTCTTAATCATCACCGTGGCCGATATTATGTCGGCGATGAAAGATACCTTCGGCAACCGGGAGACGAGCGAAGAGCAGTTACTGAGCGACCTCAGCAAGGTCGATCTTCTGGTCATTGATGAAATTGGTATGCAGACAGAGTCTCGCTATGAAAAGGTCATTATCAATCAGATCGTTGACCGCCGATCTTCATCCAAACGGCCCACCGGTATGCTGACCAACAGTAATATGGAAGAGATGAATAAGCTGCTCGGCGAACGGGTGATGGACCGTATGCGCCTGGGCAACAGCCTGTGGGTTATCTTCAACTGGGAAAGTTACCGGCACCGCGTCACCGGCAAGGAGTATTAA
- a CDS encoding DUF2501 domain-containing protein has protein sequence MKSLKNGLLAALTLSAFTLSGAHAASWQDSLNSAASQLSGSSTQASGGGMSISSLTSLLNGSSQSLTASSMNNAAGIMSYCAKQKLASATSADNVKNQVLDKLGLSTPEKQKQDTSYLDGLQGLLNSNNGQQLDLNTLGNSSLAKQVKTKACDLVLKQGVNFLS, from the coding sequence ATGAAATCGTTAAAAAATGGCTTGCTTGCCGCGCTTACCCTCAGCGCATTTACCCTCTCCGGCGCCCACGCCGCCTCCTGGCAGGATTCTCTCAACAGCGCCGCCAGCCAGCTCAGCGGCAGCAGCACCCAGGCCAGCGGCGGCGGAATGTCCATCTCCTCTCTGACCAGCCTGCTCAACGGCAGCAGCCAGTCGCTGACCGCCAGCAGCATGAATAACGCCGCCGGGATCATGTCATATTGCGCCAAACAGAAGCTCGCCTCGGCGACCAGCGCTGATAACGTCAAAAACCAGGTGCTGGATAAGCTGGGGCTCAGCACGCCGGAAAAACAAAAACAGGACACCAGCTATCTTGATGGCCTACAGGGGCTGCTCAACAGCAATAATGGCCAGCAGCTTGACCTGAATACCCTCGGCAACAGTTCGCTGGCGAAACAGGTGAAAACCAAAGCCTGCGATCTGGTCTTAAAACAGGGCGTTAACTTTCTCTCCTGA